The sequence TTAACTATCAGTGTATTGACTGCCGGTGAATTGGCCTTCTCTACCACTGACTTGCCCGTTGAAGAGTTGACCGCTCAGGCTGACTAGGCCTTTGCTGCGCCGATTAAGCTGCTCGCCAATCTCAACCTCTTGGCTGCTTGTGCTTGTTACCAACGCGGTCAGTGTACACATAGACTATCGTTGGGCACAGGCAAAACAGCCCGGGCGTAGGTACGTTGCCTTGGGGGCGGTTTCAGGCCTGGCTGGGCCTGCTGATGCGGCGTATTTTGGTCAGATTAGTACGGTAAATCGACTGAATTCGGCGGATAGATCGCAGGTGACTAGTTGTGGGGCAACTTTAGCTGGTCAACGTCAAACCTTAGACCCTCGTCTCTTATCTTCGCAGGTTCTTTTTTCACCACCGCATTTCATCGAACCGCATGGAGCGTTTTACCGGCCTGCTCGGCATCGTACTGATTTTAGGCATTGCCTTTGCCATGTCGAACAACCGTAAGGCTATCAATTACCGCACCGTTGGTGTGGGGCTGGGGCTGCAATTTGGCCTCGCCGTCTTCGTCCTTAAAACCGATCTGGGGCAGAATGTCTTCAACTACCTCGGATTTCTGGTCAATAAAACCCTCGAAAACGCGGATAAGGGCGCCGCCTTCGTCTTCGGGACGCTCGTCAACCGCGACCTGATGGTGCGCGCGTTTGGGAGCGGCAACGATTTCGTTTTCTTCTTCAAGGTGATTCCCACCATCATCTTTGTGGCGGTGCTGGTCAACATCTTTTATTACCTGGGCATCATGCAGCGGATTGTGGCCGTGATGGCGCGGGTGATGAAATGGCTGATGGGCGTGAGTGGTGCCGAAGCCCTTTCCAACGTCGCCAGTACGTTTGTGGGGCAGGTCGAGGCGCAGATTATGATCAAGCCGTATCTGGGCACCATGACGAACTCCGAACTGCTGGCCTCGATGGCGGGCAGCTTCGCCTGTATTGCCGGGGGCGTGCTGGCCGTGTATATCTCGCTGGGTGTGCCGGCGCCGTATCTGCTCGCGGCCAGTATCATGGCGGCACCGGGGGCGCTGGTCATTTCGAAAATTGTCTTTCCCGAAACGGAGGCGTCGACCACGCAGGGTACGGTGAAGCTGGAAATCAAGAAAGCGCACGCCAACCTGGTCGATGCCATTGCCAGCGGCGCCAGCGAAGGGCTGAAAGTGGGCCTTAACGTGGTGGCTATGCTGATCGGCTTTATCGCGCTGATTTCGCTCATCGATATGATTCTGGGCAAAGTGGGTAGCCTGTCGGGCTTCTCGCAACTGAGCCTCAATTACCTGCTGGGCAAGCTCTTTTCGGTGTTTGCCTGGGCAATGGGCGTACCGGGGAAAGATGTGGAAGCGGCCGGCGCCCTGATGGGTACCAAAATGGTGGTGAATGAGTTTGTTGCCTACATCGATCTGGTGAAACTTAAGCCAACGCTCGACCCCAAAACCATCGCTATCACCAGCTTTGCCCTCTGTGGGTTTGCCAATTTCTCGTCGATTGCTATTCAGATCGGTGGTATTGGCGAACTGGCTCCCAACCGCCGCACCGATCTGGCCAAGCTTGGCTTCAAAGCCCTGATCTGCGGCACGTTGGCCAGCTACATGTCGGCCACTTTGGCGGGACTTTTATTGTAAATGAGCGAAAGAGTGACTGAGTGAACGAGCGAATAGGTTTCGCATCCGTCAATAGTACAGCCGATGCGGAGCCTACTCGCTCGTTCACTCAGTCACTCTTTCACAATTCACTCTTTCCATGCGTATCGGAATTTTCTTTGGCGGGCCTTCGCGGGAGCGCGACGTATCTTTTTCTGGCGGGCGCACGGCGCTGGCCAACCTGAATAAAGCCCTGTTTGAGCCCGTGCTGGTGTTTGTCAGCGGGTTGGGTGACTTCTACATTGTCGAGCCCGATTTTCTGGAGAACGAGTCGATCCGGGCGGCGCTGCCCGAGCAGGAGGGCTTCTCGGTCTACGATGAATCATTACCCGATGGCGACGAATTCATTCCGGGGCAACCCATCGGTCCCGAGTTTTTCGAAGCCTACTTCGACCTGGCGTTTCTGGCCATGCACGGTCCCGATTGCGAAGACGGCGCCATTCAGGGGCTGCTCGAATGGCACAAGATGCCCTACACCGGGCCGGGGATTATGGGTTCTGGGCTGGGTATCAACAAGATCCTGCAAAACCACCTGATTGCGCTGGTCACCGGGCAGCAGAAAAAGACGGCCACCATTGGCCGTGATGCCTGGCTTCTGGCGGACCAGGGGGCGTATTTCTCGTCGTTGATCGAGCACCTGGGGCTGCCCATCGTGGTCAAGGCACCGCATCAGGGGTCGAGCATCGGCGTAGCCATTGTGCGCGAAAACGACCTGGGTACGTTCCAGAAGGCCGTTAACCAGTGTTTCTTCACGGCGCAGCTATCAC comes from Fibrella aestuarina BUZ 2 and encodes:
- a CDS encoding NupC/NupG family nucleoside CNT transporter, translated to MERFTGLLGIVLILGIAFAMSNNRKAINYRTVGVGLGLQFGLAVFVLKTDLGQNVFNYLGFLVNKTLENADKGAAFVFGTLVNRDLMVRAFGSGNDFVFFFKVIPTIIFVAVLVNIFYYLGIMQRIVAVMARVMKWLMGVSGAEALSNVASTFVGQVEAQIMIKPYLGTMTNSELLASMAGSFACIAGGVLAVYISLGVPAPYLLAASIMAAPGALVISKIVFPETEASTTQGTVKLEIKKAHANLVDAIASGASEGLKVGLNVVAMLIGFIALISLIDMILGKVGSLSGFSQLSLNYLLGKLFSVFAWAMGVPGKDVEAAGALMGTKMVVNEFVAYIDLVKLKPTLDPKTIAITSFALCGFANFSSIAIQIGGIGELAPNRRTDLAKLGFKALICGTLASYMSATLAGLLL